Proteins encoded by one window of Paenibacillus urinalis:
- a CDS encoding 1,4-dihydroxy-6-naphthoate synthase produces the protein MNIVYSPCPNDTFVFHALVHGQIPNTPDFTVTYADIDVTNTLVTKPSDYDILKISYAALPWLSDEYRLIPCGGALGRGNGPLVLTADQNTKPESLSGKRIAVPSERSTAYLLFRLWAAQNVPSGIGEIVVMPFDQIMPAVRDGKIDAGLVIHEARFTYPSYGLSLMADMGTWWEADTGLPIPLGAIVARRSLDPAEITSWIQASVDYGWKHPEQSRPYILSHAQEMDPEVAQQHINLYVNEFTRNLGEEGFGAIEALLGRAAAEGLVPEIDFEKLRS, from the coding sequence ATGAACATTGTTTACTCACCATGTCCCAATGACACATTTGTCTTTCATGCTCTAGTCCACGGGCAGATCCCAAATACACCGGATTTCACGGTTACATACGCAGATATTGATGTGACAAATACGCTTGTTACGAAGCCAAGTGACTATGATATCCTCAAAATTTCTTACGCCGCCCTGCCATGGCTGTCTGATGAATATCGCCTCATTCCATGCGGCGGTGCCCTTGGCAGAGGCAACGGTCCCCTGGTGTTGACAGCAGATCAGAATACCAAGCCGGAATCACTCTCTGGAAAAAGAATTGCTGTGCCTAGCGAGCGTTCTACCGCTTATCTTCTGTTCCGGCTATGGGCTGCCCAGAACGTGCCTAGCGGCATCGGCGAAATTGTGGTTATGCCATTTGACCAGATTATGCCTGCCGTTCGCGATGGTAAGATCGATGCGGGTCTCGTTATTCATGAAGCCAGATTTACGTACCCGTCATACGGCCTCTCACTAATGGCGGATATGGGTACTTGGTGGGAAGCGGATACGGGTCTTCCGATTCCGCTCGGTGCCATCGTTGCGCGCCGCAGTCTTGATCCTGCTGAGATCACCTCCTGGATTCAAGCTTCCGTTGATTATGGCTGGAAGCATCCCGAGCAGTCCAGACCCTATATTCTTTCTCATGCACAAGAAATGGACCCTGAAGTTGCACAGCAGCATATCAATCTCTATGTCAATGAATTCACCAGAAATCTGGGTGAGGAAGGCTTCGGAGCGATTGAAGCTCTCTTGGGCCGTGCTGCTGCCGAAGGTCTCGTACCTGAAATTGACTTTGAGAAATTGAGAAGCTAA
- a CDS encoding futalosine hydrolase produces the protein MSSRILIVTAVEAERKAIEDGLKVPEYYHVIAGGAGPASAAAATAAALASDSYKLVINAGIGGGFPGRAGIGDVVISTEMIQADLGSETAEGFRSVDELGFGRSRVTADFEAIQSIQSALQTSTDLPVHYGPIITVSTTTGTAHTAEELLRRVPEAYAESMEGYGVAAAASYMNVPVLEIRAISNTVGPRNRDAWRIPEALQALTTASQKLSEVL, from the coding sequence ATGTCATCTCGAATCTTGATCGTCACTGCCGTTGAGGCAGAGCGGAAGGCTATAGAGGACGGCCTGAAAGTCCCGGAGTATTATCACGTCATTGCAGGAGGAGCCGGACCTGCGTCCGCCGCGGCAGCAACCGCAGCAGCACTGGCTTCTGATTCGTACAAGCTGGTCATTAATGCAGGAATCGGCGGCGGCTTCCCGGGGCGTGCCGGAATCGGAGACGTCGTTATTTCTACAGAAATGATACAAGCGGATCTAGGCTCCGAGACGGCGGAAGGATTCCGCAGTGTGGACGAGCTCGGTTTCGGCAGATCACGAGTGACCGCCGATTTCGAAGCGATTCAATCCATTCAATCCGCATTACAGACATCAACAGATTTACCTGTCCACTACGGCCCCATTATTACGGTATCAACTACAACGGGAACAGCTCACACCGCCGAGGAATTGTTAAGACGTGTTCCAGAAGCATACGCAGAATCCATGGAAGGGTATGGCGTCGCCGCTGCGGCAAGCTATATGAATGTACCCGTACTCGAGATTAGAGCCATCTCTAATACCGTGGGTCCCCGTAACCGGGATGCGTGGCGCATTCCAGAAGCACTGCAAGCTCTAACCACAGCCAGCCAGAAATTATCGGAGGTCTTGTAA
- a CDS encoding GntR family transcriptional regulator, with protein sequence MFELDVRSRKPIYEQLIERIKELIMMEMLKPDEQLPSVRHLSAELTVNPNTIQKAYRELERDGYIYSLQGKGSFVAKVEHRPLDQRKQELKLEIHKLLTEAVYLGMTEGEIREIYQKAQQDRHLDRVEGEEHD encoded by the coding sequence ATGTTTGAACTGGACGTGCGCAGCCGTAAACCGATATATGAGCAGTTAATTGAACGCATTAAGGAGTTGATTATGATGGAAATGCTGAAGCCAGATGAGCAGCTGCCCTCTGTGAGGCATTTGTCAGCCGAGCTTACCGTGAATCCGAATACGATTCAGAAGGCTTACCGTGAGCTGGAACGGGACGGGTATATTTATTCTTTGCAGGGCAAGGGAAGTTTTGTTGCTAAGGTGGAGCATAGACCTCTTGATCAGAGAAAACAGGAACTGAAGCTGGAGATACATAAGCTGCTTACGGAAGCAGTCTATCTGGGAATGACAGAAGGTGAAATCAGGGAGATTTATCAGAAGGCACAGCAGGATCGTCATTTGGATCGGGTAGAGGGGGAAGAGCATGATTGA
- a CDS encoding ABC transporter ATP-binding protein, with the protein MIEVSGVTKVFETEAAVNHLSLTVRKGSIFGLLGSNGAGKTTLLKTMAGIYKPDKGSVSIDGVPVYENTQLKSRIIFMSDIPYFFPHTSIRQMAAFYKRMYPGWNEERFRQLELVFKLDLTRKLYRMSKGMQHQAAIMLALSCMPDVLLLDEPIDGLDPVMRKMIKNLLFQEAAERELTVVISSHNLREIEDMCDHIGIMHNGVLMVEKDLDDLKADTHKIQVAFRDDRHEETLSSHVRILHGEKRGSVEIYIVKGDEQEVKEAFKAYDPYVLDMLPLTLEEIFIYEMEDAGYDIHPIIL; encoded by the coding sequence ATGATTGAAGTATCGGGTGTAACGAAAGTATTTGAGACAGAGGCAGCGGTGAATCATCTGTCCCTTACTGTTCGGAAGGGCTCGATATTCGGCCTCTTGGGATCGAACGGAGCAGGAAAGACGACGCTGTTAAAAACAATGGCAGGAATCTATAAGCCTGACAAGGGAAGTGTCTCCATTGACGGCGTACCCGTTTATGAGAATACACAATTAAAAAGCCGGATTATTTTTATGTCCGATATTCCTTACTTTTTCCCTCATACATCGATTCGCCAGATGGCTGCCTTCTACAAGCGAATGTATCCCGGGTGGAATGAAGAACGGTTTCGTCAGCTGGAATTGGTGTTCAAGCTGGACCTTACACGGAAGCTGTACCGAATGTCTAAGGGGATGCAGCACCAGGCTGCAATTATGCTGGCTCTTAGCTGTATGCCGGATGTATTGCTGCTGGATGAACCCATCGATGGGCTTGACCCGGTCATGCGCAAGATGATCAAGAATTTATTATTCCAGGAGGCAGCTGAACGAGAGCTGACCGTCGTTATTTCTTCTCATAATCTAAGAGAAATCGAGGATATGTGCGATCATATCGGGATCATGCATAACGGAGTGCTCATGGTTGAGAAGGACCTGGATGATCTGAAGGCCGATACCCACAAGATTCAAGTAGCCTTCCGAGATGACCGTCATGAGGAGACCCTGTCCAGCCATGTTCGCATACTGCATGGAGAGAAGCGGGGAAGTGTGGAAATTTATATCGTGAAAGGCGATGAGCAGGAAGTGAAGGAAGCATTCAAGGCTTACGATCCTTATGTGCTTGATATGCTGCCTCTCACGCTGGAAGAGATTTTTATCTATGAAATGGAGGACGCTGGCTATGACATCCATCCGATTATTCTTTAA